The window CCGCCCTTGCGGAAATCGGCGTTTCCCTCTGGCGGCCCCCTCCCCGATGCAGTATCGAGGCGCGTTCGCGCTAGGCAAGCGTCAGGCCAGCGACGCTCGCTATCGCGAGCGAAGAAGGAGCATCGCATGAAGACAGTCTACACCATCGGCTACGAGGGCACCGACATCGAGCGTTTCGTGAAGACGCTGACCGCCGTCGGAATCGAAGCGGTAGCAGATGTCCGGGCAGTTCCCCTGTCACGCAAGAAGGGATTCTCCAAGAACGCTTTGCGGGAGCATCTTGAAAAAGCCGGCATCAAGTATCTCGCGATGCAGCAGCTTGGCGATCCGAAAGAAGGCCGTGAAGCGGCGAAGGCGGGCGACTACGATCGGTTCCGCTCGATCTATTCCGGGCATGTTGACCTTCCCGAAGTAGCCGCGGCAATTGAAGAGCTCGCGACCGCCTCCGAGGAGCAGGCGGTCTGCCTCCTCTGCTTCGAACGCGATCCGAAAACCTGCCACCGATTCATAGTCGGCGAACGCATGGGCGCTTTCGGATACGAGATGACGCATCTCTTCGGCGACGATCCTGCACGGTACATCCGAAACCAGGACCGGCTTCCGAAGCGGTCGTAGCTCTTTAGCTATAGCAGCAGCCCCTGGGCAAGATGTGGCGGATAGATGAGGCTGATGATCAACCACTGGTCCTGAAACCGGTGCTGGTTGCCCATGAGAAACATCAGGTCCTTCGCTGGAATCTTATTTTCGAGTTGGTCCCGGAAGTATTTTTCCCAGTCGGCTCCATGGGAGCGATGACAGTTCAAATAGAGAGCACCCACCTCCCAGTCCACAAGCTTGTGCCTGAACATTTTCGCGCCTGGACCTTCGCCGCACTGGTAGCGGTAGTAAAAGTCGAAGGGAAGCTTCTGCAGGGTCCTGATCGATGGCTTGTCTTCATCATCGAAGAGACCGCCCTGCTTTTGCTCTTGCACTAGCTTCGCCAGTTCCTCTTCGGTCCATTCGGGATTCGAGACTGGCTCGATATCCAGACCAAGGATCCGCGCCGGCTTCAACATGGCGAGCGACATACCGCTGGCCCGCTGCTCGGCATCTATCTTATCGAAATGATCGTAGACATGGATGGGCGAGATCAGGTGTCTTCGTTCGGCCCAATCCTTGCCCGGCTGAACGACGGCTTCGCCTTCGATCGTGTCGACCTTGATGGTCAAGCTTTCCTGCCGATGATCTTTGCGCGCTTTTTCAACCTTCGCACGGATCCACTGCCACTTCTTGAACTGTTGACCCGTGGCAATAAGACGAAAAGGAACCGGGAAGAGGCGGACCAGCTTGCCACTCTCGTCCATCCCAGCAACACACGTCGTCTCCGCATACTTTCCGCTCGGCGACGGGTAGGTCTTGCAGAGAATAAGAATTCGAGCATCGACGACGGCCATGGATCTCTCCGGGGCGAATCAACCCAGCTTGAAGGAGTTGCGCAATAGCGCCTGTAGCCAGTGCATTGGTCAATCCTGCGTTGCTTCGATCTGAGCTAGAACGCACAACCTTGTGTCTATGCGCCCGTGGCCACGCCCAACCGCGTAGGCTTTTTTGTTTGACGAGATCGATTAAGAAGGAGACGGCCTCGGCCCTCTTATCGAAGCGATGGTCATCGACTGGCCCCGATCCGCCCCAACGATGCGTCAAGGAGGCTCCGCCAAAAAGACTGGGAGTCTTCGACGGCTTGAGGGAATATGTCTCGGACGACCAGGCAGCAGCCTGAAGCGGAACGCCCCCGCCGGGCGCAGTCGGTCCCCGCTTCCGCTGACCGGCGCTATGCTAAGCCTCCTGCGGCTGCGCTACTTCCGGCAGTGCCGTGTTGAGAATTCCCGAAATCCCGGCCGAGCGGCCGTCGCTATGCTGATTTCTCCGATGTTCTACATTTTTTGTCCCGGATCTCGGCCTAACGCCGGTTGACCCGGGCCGGCTATGGCTTCGAGCGCAGTGGCGCCGCGGATATTCCACGGAAGCGAGTATTTCTCGATCAATCCGTGCTCAAGGCCCGCACTTCCGTTGACCGGCAGGCCATTCCATTCGAGATCCGGAGGCATGGCTATGAAGATCTCAATGGCCTCAGGGCCTGACAGCTCTGCCATGATGATGGCTTCGAGGCGCTGGTTGGTTCGCTGCGAGATCCCCGGGCGCCCATATGAATAGAGCCTGCCCGCGAGCCCTTTTGTTGCGACGCCGACATAGAGCGCGACGCCGGCTTTTACGAAGGCATAGACACCCTTGGACTTCGGCGCAGGCGTTTCGACAGCAAGGCTGTCCCCCGAGATGATCCAGCGTCCGACCCGTGTAAAGCCGCCGCTGATCAGGATGTCGGTCGTGAGCGCGGGTTTGCTTTGTGGGCGCGTTTCCGGTCGATCGATGGGGGACGGCTTGGTCGCCGCTTCCAACGTCCGACGCGGACCGGCATTGATGACATTGTAGGCATGCTGATAGCGATCCCCAATCGAGCAGCGATGTCCGCCGCCTTCAGGCCACCCGCCGCTAATGAGCGTATCTGATCTGCTTTTGTCATGTCAGTTCCTGTTAAGGCCCATTTCCCGGCTCTGCAGCTTGTCCTTCCAGCGTCGTTCGAGCTCCCCGAGGTCCGCGGTCGTCGCGGTCGAGCCGACCGTTTCGA of the Rhizobium favelukesii genome contains:
- a CDS encoding DUF488 family protein encodes the protein MKTVYTIGYEGTDIERFVKTLTAVGIEAVADVRAVPLSRKKGFSKNALREHLEKAGIKYLAMQQLGDPKEGREAAKAGDYDRFRSIYSGHVDLPEVAAAIEELATASEEQAVCLLCFERDPKTCHRFIVGERMGAFGYEMTHLFGDDPARYIRNQDRLPKRS
- a CDS encoding GIY-YIG nuclease family protein produces the protein MEAATKPSPIDRPETRPQSKPALTTDILISGGFTRVGRWIISGDSLAVETPAPKSKGVYAFVKAGVALYVGVATKGLAGRLYSYGRPGISQRTNQRLEAIIMAELSGPEAIEIFIAMPPDLEWNGLPVNGSAGLEHGLIEKYSLPWNIRGATALEAIAGPGQPALGRDPGQKM